A genomic region of Notamacropus eugenii isolate mMacEug1 chromosome 3, mMacEug1.pri_v2, whole genome shotgun sequence contains the following coding sequences:
- the ANKMY2 gene encoding ankyrin repeat and MYND domain-containing protein 2 translates to MAPPKKGELTQEEQELLEVIGRGNVQEAGRLLGSKNVRVNCLDEHGMTPLMHAAYKGKVDMCRMLLRHGANVNCNEHEHGYTALMFAGLSGNKEITRVMLEAGADTDVVNSVGRTAAQMAAFVGQHDCVTVINNFCPRERLDYYTKPQGLEKEPRLPPKLAGPLHKMVTTTNLHPVKIVMLVKENPLLAEVDALTKCYRVMDLICEKCMKQRDMNEVLAMKMHYISCIFQKCIKFLTEREEKLDGFIKSLLKGRDTDGFPVYQEKFIRECIRKFPYCETTLLQQLVRSIAPVEIGSDPTAFSVLTQAITGQVGFVDVEFCTTCGEKGADKRCSVCKMVIYCNQNCQKIHWFTHKKVCKVLKAAYEKQELEAAKEKRRQGERADKEKEQDVNSNCSNDEQPEADPGDTKEDPTDLAQEEKADVKEAPQITSGADGDAGFQDMAGSVKESEE, encoded by the exons ATGGCTCCTCCCAAGAAAGGCGAGCTGACCCAGGAAGAGCAGGAGCTGCTGGAAGTGATCGGGCGAG GGAATGTCCAGGAGGCCGGCAGACTGTTGGGAAGCAAGAATGTTCGTGTCAACTGTTTGGATGAG CACGGGATGACGCCCCTCATGCATGCAGCATACAAAGGAAAAGTCGACATGTGTAGGATGCTCCTGCGCCATGGGGCCAACGTGAACTGTAATGAGCATGAGCATGGCTACACGGCCCTGATGTTTGCTGGACTTTCTG GAAATAAAGAGATTACTCGGGTAATGCTGGAAGCTGGAGCAGACACGGATGTCGTGAATTCAGTTGGCAGGACAGCGGCACAGATGGCAGCTTTTGTGG GCCAACATGACTGCGTGACTGTGATTAACAACTTCTGTCCTCGAGAGAGGCTGGATTACTACACGAAACCCCAGGGACTCGAGAAGGAGCCCAGGCTGCCCCCAAAGCTGGCAGGACCCCTGCACAAGATGGTCACCACGACCAATCTCCATCCAGTCAAG ATTGTGATGCTCGTAAAAGAAAACCCTCTGCTGGCTGAGGTGGACGCCCTGACAAAATGCTACCGTGTGATGGATCTGATCTGTGAGAAGTGTATGAAGCAGAGGGACATGAACGAGGTCCTAGCCATGAAGATGCACTACATCAGCTGCATTTTCCAGAAATGCATTAAATTCTTGACTGAGCGAGAAGAAAAGCTCGATGGTTTCATCAAAAG CTTGTTAAAAGGCCGAGACACCGATGGCTTTCCTGTCTACCAAGAAAAGTTCATTCGAGAGTGTATTCGGAAGTTCCCTTACTGTGAAACCACCCTCCTCCAGCAGCTCGTCAGAAGCATCGCCCCTGTGGAAATT GGCTCTGATCCTACAGCCTTCTCTGTGCTCACTCAAGCCATCACTGGTCAAGTGGGATTTGTAGATGTGGAGTTTTGCACCACGTGTGGAGAAAAGGGCGCAGACAAGAGGTGTTCGGTGTGTAAAATG GTCATTTATTGCAACCAGAATTGCCAGAAAATCCACTGGTTCACTCATAAAAAAGTCTGTAAGGTGCTGAAGGCAGCATATGAGAAGCAAGAACTGGAGGCAGCCAAAGAGAAGAGGAGGCAAGGAGAAAGAGCGGATAAAG aaaaagaacaagatgTCAATTCAAATTGCTCTAATGATGAGCAGCCAGAAGCTGACCCTGGAGATACCAAAGAAGATCCTACAGATCTGGCCCAGGAGGAAAAGGCAGATGTGAAAGAGGCCCCCCAAATAACCTCAGGGGCAGATGGTGATGCTGGCTTCCAGGACATGGCAGGGAGTGTGAAGGAATCAGAAGAGTAG